Proteins encoded within one genomic window of Micromonospora halotolerans:
- a CDS encoding nuclear transport factor 2 family protein, which yields MSIGMADDVVGWGHSHFVDQGRQIAERMYEAFNRRDAVAAKDIFASSFYSHPLKASGWECVQRAWQRMWDQHPALKVTLKDLVADGQRVATRTEMVGFADGSAATMLEMFAIENDRIVELWGLSAKPQTKS from the coding sequence GTGAGCATCGGGATGGCTGATGATGTCGTGGGGTGGGGGCATAGTCACTTTGTGGATCAAGGACGCCAGATCGCAGAGCGTATGTACGAAGCCTTCAACCGTCGGGACGCGGTGGCCGCCAAAGACATCTTCGCCAGCAGCTTCTACAGCCATCCGTTGAAGGCCAGCGGTTGGGAGTGCGTGCAAAGGGCCTGGCAGCGTATGTGGGACCAGCATCCCGCCCTGAAGGTAACCCTCAAGGACCTAGTCGCGGACGGCCAACGCGTGGCAACTCGGACCGAGATGGTCGGCTTCGCCGATGGCTCGGCGGCAACAATGCTGGAGATGTTCGCCATCGAGAACGATCGCATCGTTGAGCTATGGGGCCTTTCAGCCAAGCCGCAGACGAAGTCTTGA
- a CDS encoding SMI1/KNR4 family protein, with protein sequence MLAATVCLYSHLLIRTFGRCDTQPAEQWMDGVGACIVPAVTRSDWSDVREQLDRLAAAPGVDAVFGSESHGWKLEPPLSADDLAEAEAQWRVRLPNEYRSFLLEVGRGGVGPA encoded by the coding sequence GTGCTCGCCGCGACCGTCTGCCTGTACAGCCACCTTCTGATCCGTACCTTCGGCCGGTGCGATACCCAGCCGGCAGAGCAGTGGATGGATGGCGTTGGGGCTTGTATCGTCCCCGCCGTGACACGCTCCGATTGGTCGGATGTACGCGAGCAGCTTGACCGGCTCGCGGCTGCCCCCGGTGTCGATGCGGTGTTCGGTTCCGAGAGCCATGGTTGGAAGCTTGAGCCGCCGCTGAGCGCTGACGACCTGGCCGAGGCAGAGGCACAGTGGCGCGTGCGACTGCCCAACGAGTACCGCTCCTTCTTGCTGGAGGTGGGGCGAGGTGGCGTAGGGCCGGCGTAG